One Prinia subflava isolate CZ2003 ecotype Zambia chromosome 8, Cam_Psub_1.2, whole genome shotgun sequence DNA window includes the following coding sequences:
- the S1PR4 gene encoding sphingosine 1-phosphate receptor 4, producing MDAPVLSWLLNRSLLLPLDAAQHPELRLDLLGTKASCLQLAAMRNVNIILQHYNFSGKLTKRHSGDEGMGLVRTAFAAISFLIILENLLVLLAVLRCLRARRWVYSCIASITLSDLLAGVAYLCNLCLSGSRTFQLSPQLWFLREGILFVALAASTFSLLVTAVERYGAMVRPIAENEASKTLRLRGLIVSCWLLALVIGLLPLLGWNCLCDFQACSVLLPLYSKTYILFSVVMFSIILLGIVGLYISIFHLVQASSKQSSSRHGRRRSLRLLKTVLMILGAFILCWSPLFVLLLFDVFCETGACSHLHSLDWTLALALLNSGVNPVIYSLRSVEVRRAVGSLLCCCCVRAGLCRPGSCLVISDINSGSSTESSLRYRDSFRSPTARNARPRAPLSSNSSMMSNLPSL from the coding sequence ATGGATGCTCcagtgctgagctggctgctgaatcgctccctcctccttcccctggaCGCTGCTCAACACCCTGAGCTCAGGCTCGACCTGCTGGGCACCAAagcctcctgcctgcagctggccGCCATGAGGAACGTGAACATCATCCTGCAGCACTACAACTTCTCAGGCAAGCTCACCAAGCGGCACTCCGGGGACGAGGGCATGGGGCTGGTGCGCACGGCCTTCGCCGCCATCAGCTTCCTCATCATCCTCGAGaacctgctggtgctgctggccgTGCTGCGCTGCCTGCGGGCGCGCCGCTGGGTCTACTCCTGCATCGCCAGCATCACCCTCAGCGACCTGCTGGCGGGCGTCGCCTACCTCTGCAACCTCTGCCTGTCGGGCAGCAGGACCTTCCAGCTGTCCCCTCAGCTGTGGTTCCTGCGGGAGGGCATCCTCTTCGTGGCCTTGGCCGCCTCCACCTTCAGCCTGCTGGTGACGGCGGTGGAGCGCTACGGCGCCATGGTGAGGCCCATCGCCGAGAACGAGGCCAGCAAGACGCTGCGGCTGCGCGGCCTCATCGtgtcctgctggctgctggcgCTGGTCATCGGCCTGCTGCCGCTGCTGGGCTGGAACTGCCTCTGTGACTTCCAGGCCTGCTCCGTGCTCCTGCCTCTCTACTCCAAGACCTACATTCTCTTCTCCGTGGTTATGTTCAGCATTATCCTGTTGGGCATCGTGGGTCTCTACATCTCCATCTTCCACCTGGTGCAGGCCAGCTCCAAGCAGAGCAGCTCTCGGCACGGCCGCAGGCGGTCCCTGCGCTTGCTGAAGACGGTGCTGATGATCCTGGGGGCCTTCATTCTCTGCTGGAGTCCTCTCTTTGTCCTGCTGCTCTTTGATGTTTTCTGTGAGACCGGTGCGTGCTCCCACCTGCACAGCCTGGACTGGACGCTGGCGCTGGCCCTGCTGAACTCGGGGGTCAATCCCGTCATTTATTCCCTGCGCAGCGTGGAGGTTCGCCGTGCCGTGGgcagcctgctgtgctgctgctgtgtccgggctgggctctgccggcctggcagctgcctggTCATCTCAGACATCAACTCTGGCTCCTCCACCGAGAGCTCCCTGCGCTACCGCGACAGCTTCCGCAGCCCCACGGCACGGAACGCTCGGCccagggctcctctctccagcaACTCCAGCATGATGAGCAATCTCCCCAGCCTGTGA